The following are encoded in a window of Halomarina salina genomic DNA:
- a CDS encoding antitoxin VapB family protein, protein MSKSIRVSEEYHAFLKAHKREGETMEETLRRLTGGPDPELVAGILSDDMADEIENRLARKRESDADSKDALRDRLR, encoded by the coding sequence ATGTCGAAGAGCATCCGAGTCTCCGAGGAGTACCACGCCTTCCTCAAGGCCCACAAACGGGAGGGCGAGACGATGGAGGAGACGCTGCGACGACTCACGGGGGGCCCGGACCCAGAACTCGTGGCCGGAATCCTGTCCGACGACATGGCCGACGAAATCGAGAATCGCCTCGCACGGAAACGCGAGTCGGACGCCGACTCGAAAGACGCCCTCCGGGACCGACTGCGGTGA